In a genomic window of Micromonospora cremea:
- a CDS encoding PaaX family transcriptional regulator, with protein sequence MQARSALFDLYGDHLRPRGGRAPVAALVKLLAPLGIAPPAVRTAVSRMVRQGWLDPLRLASGPGYSITPKAARRLDEAAARIYRTGRVSWDGRFDLLVLEAPGSRRDRQRLAANLSFLGYGTLDEQTWVATRPAEDVDLLLAEAGVRFERFTASHFAGTPGAMGVVRRAWNLTEIGRAYERFVADQRPLLGAVTARSSDEEAYAARFRLVHAWRTFLFRDPQLPPALLPERWPGTAAASFFDRHAARLRPAADRYVEQCLDAGNRIVRQKGR encoded by the coding sequence ATGCAGGCACGGTCGGCACTCTTCGACCTGTACGGCGACCACCTCCGACCGCGGGGTGGCCGGGCACCGGTCGCCGCCCTGGTCAAGCTATTGGCGCCGTTGGGAATCGCGCCGCCGGCAGTGCGCACCGCCGTGTCCCGGATGGTGCGTCAGGGCTGGCTCGACCCGCTCCGATTGGCGTCCGGACCGGGATATTCGATCACACCAAAAGCCGCCCGGCGACTGGACGAGGCGGCGGCCCGGATCTACCGGACCGGCCGGGTCAGCTGGGACGGTCGGTTCGATCTGCTCGTCCTGGAGGCCCCCGGCTCCCGACGGGACCGGCAGCGGCTCGCCGCCAACCTCAGCTTCCTGGGCTACGGCACGCTCGACGAGCAGACCTGGGTGGCCACCCGGCCCGCCGAGGACGTCGACCTGCTGCTCGCCGAGGCCGGCGTCCGGTTCGAACGATTCACCGCCTCGCACTTCGCCGGCACCCCCGGCGCGATGGGCGTGGTCCGCCGGGCCTGGAACCTGACCGAGATCGGCCGCGCCTACGAACGGTTCGTCGCGGACCAGCGCCCGCTGCTCGGCGCGGTCACCGCACGCAGCAGCGACGAGGAGGCGTACGCGGCCCGGTTCCGGCTCGTGCACGCGTGGCGTACCTTCCTGTTCCGGGACCCGCAGCTGCCCCCGGCGCTGCTGCCCGAACGCTGGCCCGGCACCGCCGCGGCCAGTTTCTTCGACCGGCACGCGGCTCGCCTGCGTCCGGCCGCTGACCGGTACGTCGAGCAGTGCCTCGACGCCGGCAACCGCATCGTCCGACAGAAGGGTCGTTAG
- a CDS encoding DUF3117 domain-containing protein yields MAAMKPRTGDGPLEVTKEGRGIVMRVPLEGGGRLVVEMTPDEANALGDALKAAAG; encoded by the coding sequence ATGGCGGCGATGAAGCCGCGGACGGGCGACGGTCCGCTGGAAGTCACCAAGGAGGGCCGGGGCATCGTCATGCGGGTCCCGCTGGAGGGCGGTGGCCGGCTCGTCGTCGAGATGACTCCCGACGAGGCCAACGCGCTCGGTGACGCGTTGAAGGCGGCCGCCGGCTGA
- a CDS encoding leucyl aminopeptidase family protein, translating into MLAIRPITEPDRLEVLVLPVRPVDPAADGDASAEPAPTAVALPDGAADEAAALAPVARLTGRAGEIRTHLRPGRTPGRLLLLGIGDGGEAAWRTAGAALARAAADETHITIALPAEATSVAVRGLTEGLLLASYRFRLTEAGDPPALGAVDLLLADPAAHEAAIDTARTTAAMTRLARDLTNMPSSVKNPQWFADQVASAAAELPDLRLRVRGPDELAAEGFGGILAVGGGSASGPRLVELDWHPAGARTHVVLIGKGITFDTGGISIKPVPAMKLMRKDMAGAAAVVAATLGAAALRLPVRVTTLAPLAENMVSGSAFRPGDIVRHYGGTTSETTNSDAEGRLVLADALAYAVQQLAPDLLLDLATLTGANAVALGKRTAALYSENDQLAADVLTATEAAGEAAWRMPLHTDYVEYLGSEVADLYSAPAQGAGSVVAALYLREFTGELRDRWLHLDMSAPSWADGDHAELSRGATGWGVRSLLRWLASVD; encoded by the coding sequence GTGCTCGCCATCCGTCCGATCACCGAGCCCGACCGGCTCGAGGTCCTCGTCCTGCCCGTCCGTCCCGTCGATCCGGCGGCGGATGGCGACGCCTCTGCCGAACCGGCGCCGACCGCTGTGGCACTGCCGGACGGCGCCGCCGACGAGGCCGCCGCGCTGGCACCGGTCGCCCGGCTGACCGGCCGGGCCGGCGAGATCCGCACCCACCTGCGCCCCGGGCGTACCCCCGGCCGACTGCTGCTGCTCGGCATCGGCGACGGCGGCGAGGCGGCCTGGCGGACCGCCGGCGCTGCCCTGGCCCGCGCCGCCGCAGATGAGACGCACATCACTATCGCGCTTCCGGCGGAGGCGACGTCGGTAGCGGTCCGCGGATTGACCGAAGGGCTGCTGCTCGCCTCGTACCGGTTCCGGCTGACCGAGGCCGGTGACCCGCCCGCGCTCGGCGCCGTCGACCTGCTGCTCGCCGACCCGGCCGCGCACGAGGCCGCCATCGACACGGCTCGGACCACCGCCGCGATGACCCGCCTCGCCCGCGACCTGACCAACATGCCCTCCTCGGTGAAGAACCCGCAGTGGTTCGCCGACCAGGTGGCCTCCGCCGCGGCCGAGCTGCCGGACCTGCGTCTGCGGGTCCGCGGGCCGGACGAGCTGGCCGCCGAGGGCTTCGGCGGGATCCTCGCCGTGGGTGGCGGCTCGGCCAGCGGCCCCCGCCTGGTCGAGCTGGACTGGCACCCGGCCGGCGCGCGTACCCATGTGGTGCTGATCGGCAAGGGCATCACCTTCGACACCGGCGGGATCTCGATCAAGCCGGTGCCGGCGATGAAGCTGATGCGCAAGGACATGGCCGGCGCGGCGGCGGTCGTCGCCGCCACCCTCGGCGCCGCGGCGCTGCGGTTGCCGGTCCGGGTCACCACGCTGGCCCCGCTGGCCGAGAACATGGTCAGCGGTTCGGCGTTCCGCCCCGGCGACATCGTCCGGCACTACGGCGGGACGACCAGCGAGACGACCAACTCCGACGCGGAGGGCCGGCTGGTCCTCGCCGACGCGCTGGCGTACGCGGTGCAGCAGCTCGCGCCGGACCTGCTGCTCGACCTGGCCACCCTCACCGGAGCCAACGCCGTGGCGTTGGGAAAGCGGACCGCCGCCCTGTACAGCGAGAACGACCAGCTGGCCGCCGATGTGCTCACCGCGACCGAGGCGGCCGGCGAGGCGGCCTGGCGGATGCCGCTGCACACCGACTACGTCGAGTACCTGGGCAGCGAGGTCGCCGACCTGTACAGCGCGCCGGCGCAGGGTGCCGGCTCGGTGGTGGCCGCGCTCTACCTGCGCGAGTTCACCGGCGAGCTGCGGGACCGCTGGCTGCACCTGGACATGTCGGCCCCGTCCTGGGCGGACGGCGACCACGCCGAACTCAGTCGCGGCGCGACCGGCTGGGGCGTCCGCTCGCTCCTGCGGTGGCTGGCCAGCGTCGACTGA
- a CDS encoding O-methyltransferase: MRTARSLAHEVGLDAVTPGAGAALRLLAAAGNARAVVEIGTGTGVSGLWLLRGMRADGVLTTIDVEVEHQRIARRIFSEAGFAAGRTRIITGRALDVLPRLADGAYDLVFVDAEATGFHACVEAALRLLRPGGVLALNGMLAGGRIGDPAARDAETVTVRETIKAVRESEHWIPALLPVGHGVLAAVKC; encoded by the coding sequence CTGCGCACCGCCCGCAGCCTGGCCCACGAGGTGGGCCTCGACGCGGTCACCCCCGGCGCCGGAGCGGCGCTACGGCTGCTGGCCGCGGCCGGCAACGCCCGCGCGGTGGTGGAGATCGGCACCGGCACCGGGGTGAGCGGTCTCTGGCTGCTGCGCGGCATGCGCGCCGACGGCGTGCTCACCACCATCGACGTGGAGGTGGAGCACCAGCGGATCGCCCGGCGGATCTTCAGCGAGGCCGGCTTCGCCGCCGGTCGCACCCGGATCATCACCGGTCGCGCCCTCGACGTGCTTCCAAGGCTCGCCGACGGGGCGTACGACCTGGTCTTCGTGGACGCCGAGGCGACCGGCTTCCACGCCTGCGTGGAAGCCGCGCTGCGGCTGCTGCGCCCAGGGGGCGTGCTCGCGCTCAACGGCATGCTCGCCGGTGGTCGGATCGGTGACCCGGCCGCCCGGGACGCGGAGACCGTGACGGTCCGGGAGACGATCAAGGCGGTGCGGGAGTCCGAGCACTGGATCCCCGCGCTGCTCCCGGTCGGGCACGGGGTGCTCGCCGCGGTGAAGTGCTGA